Part of the Urocitellus parryii isolate mUroPar1 chromosome 2, mUroPar1.hap1, whole genome shotgun sequence genome, GGTGAAGGACGGTGGGCATACAGTCTTACCGGTTCCTTGGATTCTCTGGATTCTCACCCAGACACCGCCCCCACGCCGGGCGGTGGTCCCTACCGGCCCCTGGGCGCGCTTAGTTCCCCCGCCGCTCGCCTCCTGCTCCGATTACAGCAATAAACATTGGGCAGTGCCCCCCCTCCACGTAGGAGGGGGTTGTCTGGAAGTCGTTTAAAGACAGTGTCACCCTAGGGGTAGATGTCCAGTAGTCTGGGGCTGCTGCCACGATGAATTGAGAAGGATGGGGACGCTAGCAGCCAAGCAAGGCTTAGGCCAGAATTTGGCTGAGGGTAaggctcagggcctggggagaggaAACCGCCAGACTTAACCCCTCCATAAGGTAAATATCACTTCTCTGGGAGTGAAGAGTGTGCCCCTTCTCGGGCGTGAGCTGGCCACGAAGCTACTCCCGGTGCGGCCCCTGGCCAGCCCCCTTGGCCCTGAGGCCTACGCTGCACCCTGAGTCGCTGAGGACATTTTCTGTCCCAACGCCCGAAGCTCGTGCTCTCGAGGTAACCAGAGAGGGAACCGCGGATTCCCAGGCTGTGGAGGTGTGAAGGGACAGTGTAAGACCAGCGCCTTTCTCTGCCTGGCTGGCCTGGAAAACTGCTTTTATTTACAAATCGCTGGgagttgaaataaaaattcaagcaagaaaataatcACCATGCTCTTccaatttttaatcttaaaatgaaatcatCCAAAACGCGGGAAGAATCTTCTCACTATTGCTAGCATAACCCGAGCTTTCTTGTGCGGGCTCAGACGGCCTCTGCCCGCAGAAGCGGGTCTCTCTCTGTGTTGGAACTGGCTGTAGCCCCTTCCATAAAGGGCCCTGTGCCCTCCTTCtgtcctcccctcttccctgccATGGGGGAGGGGGGCAAAAAGGAAGGGGACTGGGACACATGGCTAAAGCTTAGGAGTTTGGAAGCTGGAGGCACTCGTCTTTCCCTAGGTCTTTTCTAAAAGGGGCAGAGGGCAATTGCCAAGTTGGCCCCCGagagaggagggggtggggggaagaaaaaagggagagaatgaaTTTCTCCTGGCAGAAAGGCTGCCCTGCCACGTTGAGCCCTTTAAAATTGCCCAATGCAGTCTTTCACGTTTGTTTACTGTATAAATTGATGAATTTATATGGGGGAGATGAAGGGAGAGTACCTGGAATGGCTTATTCcaaacattacaaaaaaaaaaaaatcctttctagaGATTGTGAGAAAGCAATCTTGCATATCCAAAGAACtcacttcctttccttctttcaagGCATCAGACTTCCAAGTTTTCTTCCTTTACCACTTTCTCACCCCTCCccaatcctccctccctctcctctttgaCCCATTCTCTCTTTTCGCTTTGATTCCTCTTTTGCTGCGCCCGCGTTTCGGGGTAGCGCGGCTGGGCGCTTACTTGCGCTAGGTTCCGGGGGCTGCTCGCTGCCGGGCAGTGGGGCAGACGCCTTAATTCCCGCCGGAGACCCCGCGGGCTGGGCCCTCCTGGCTATTCTTTCCCTGCTCCAGTTCTCCTCTCTCTGCAGGACACAGAGGAGCTGAGCCAAGTTCAAAGTCACGTCTCCATCCCCTCTCAGAAATGCTTTATTTCTCTGCAAACCGCAAAACCCCTTTCCTTCaatgacagtattttttttttttaaggaagtagAGGGAAGAGCGAGAgagaacaagaaggaaaaaaaaaaaaaaactgcaaaggcTTTCAGAGTTATCGCCTCAAAAGTGGACTCCTGTTCCTTGgcaggaagggggtggggggagaaaagaagaagaaagggaaaggaaaagcgGGGGGAAAAAACCCGGTCAAGCTTTCTTATAAACTGTGTGCATGAACTCAGTTTCTCAACAGGTTTCTGGAAGGACACTTGTGCAGCGTTGTCAGACTGGAGGGACCCACAACTAGTTCCATGTTCCCTCATTGTGAGTTTCCCAAAATTGTCCTTCTGAAATCCTGAAGAAGCCTGAACCAGGCAAAACCTGAGCCTAGGGCTGGTGAAGATCTGGAAAACCTTGGGAGTGCGGTGGTGCGTTCATTTCCTGGCAAAGAGAGGGAATCACAGCAGGATCTGGAATGTGTGGTATATTCAAAACTTAGAAAATCCCACCACACACACCGACACTTATCAACTGAGAACCTCCTTTTGGTTTCTGGGCCTCTGGAAACAATGTTGTTTAAATTCTTTTGTAGTATGATGTGCAttttgtgtacatatacacaaacagTGCACACTCTGTCGCTCTCACATATACATTGTTCCAGAGGAgaagctaaaaaacaaacaaacaaagccaatTGTTAAATTGGAAAGCCACTTTATTATTGAAACTTTTAATTTTCCTCTGAAGgaaagagggggtgggggagagaagcagagagaagagatgAGAGAAACAAGTATGGAATACACTGCGTAACCTGGATAAAAAGGAGAATTTTTCAGGATTTTAGCACCATCGTTTATATCACAGACTCATAAATTCAACAAGATCATCAACAGGATATTAAGTTGCAGGTCACCTTTGATTCATCTGTCTCAGCCACTCCTGGGCTGGGTGACCCCTGACCCATGAAAGGACTACATGTGTGGTAGGGAAGCTACCTCTGCAAAACCCACCTAGAACAAATGTTCTTTGTGAGAACTTTAGAAAAGTGTAATGTAAAAGAAGGGGAAATTGTGAAAAATCTCAGCCAATATTGTaacttttaaataacatttttaaaagggcagGGGTGAGAGGAGGTGTCATAGCATAAGGCCCTCTCCAGTCTGCTAAAAGAACTTCTTTTCCACCTACAGTTAAAATTTCGGTTTTCTAACTGggcttatttaaaatatgtataaaaatatgtactCACCAGCAGTTTAGTGATACGGGTATGTACTTGTATATTTGTCAAAAAAGGACTCTGGGAAAAATAGAAGGGATCCATCACACCTGTCTTTACCCCTGGTGATAGTGGCTGTGGTTTTGTGAAAGGAAGGGAACTAATTGTTCCTACTTCATCTCCTCTTTCCTGATGGGAATTTTTCCACtgctgcaaaataaaacaaaaacaaacaaacaaaaaccagaaggCATTAGTTTATGTGAACATGTTTAATTATCCTGAGGACCGTTATCCTTTGGGCTCCCAGGCGAACCACATCCAGGGAGGCTGAATACAGATGACAGGCGAGCAGCTTTCCAATAAACTGCAGTATTATTGCAATAGACTTTGTAATACAATTTATGCTGTCATTCATAAATAACAATGCCATATGTCAACCATATTGCTTACACAAGTAAATCCATCAACGTGTCACTATTTGATTTATCTTAACAGCTTCTTCAAATATTGAAGCATAGATACTGAAAGGGTGTTGAGTGGGGGTAACCACCCCACAactctgagatttttaaaaaactacatatcCTCtgtttgctccttttttttttttttttttaaatcttgcatCCAAAAACATTCTAAAGGATGAGGGATGAAGTGGGGGAGAAGCAAATCCTGGGGACAGTATGATTATTAAGTGGTTATATGAATTGTGAACATGTAGGGagggttctgttttgtttttcttgttttcactttCTGAGTTTATTTTAGAACACAGGAGTGTCTCCCAGGAAATTACCAAACCTGAGGGTCAAATGTAGGCCAAAGTCAAAGATCTTTCTCCAACAACCACTAtctgtgagtttttaaaatttgataaccAAATGAAAGCATTTGAGGAAAGGTCAGTTTTATACAATTTATAGTGGGGAAGTAGAGGGATATTTAGTAGTGGGGAAGTAGAGAGATAATGTTTCTGCAGCTTTTAACCATAAAGGTTAAGTGGACATGAGAAGGTCCATCAAACCtgaaattaacaacaaaacaaaacccaacggAATTCAACATCTCAGTCACTGGCCACACAGCCAGTGACTTCCACCTTATTTTCATTGTGTTCATGCGCATGTGACAGGGATCATAAACTTTACCACAAAGCACATGTTTGGACACTCTTAGCCCCGCACATAGGAGCCTGAGAATTCTGCGGGAATTTAGGAGGACAGAAAAGAGAGGCAATCCTCTTAGAGCCATTCAGAGGGCAGCGAATGGGGGGGGGCAGTTAGGAGCAATAAGGCCCTCACAGCAGCCCCCCACCCAAGGCAGATCGCTAGTGGTGAGGGTGGGAAGGTAGAGGATCTAGTCCCTACCCACTGCGGGTAGGGCCTGGGGAGGTGGCCCATGGACCTTGCTGCCTAGATGGGTGGCGATGTCCTTGCATCGAAAATTCCCACTTCCAGCCCTGACAAAGCTCTACAAAATGCAGCTTTGCCGTCCCCTTTGCCCATCTGGCCCTGGCTTGTGGAGTTTCCAGTGAACCATCACCACCTTCCCAGGGTCTGCTTGCTAATCCCCCACCCGCGGCACCCCGTCCGCTAAGCACCCAAGGGCATCCTTGGGCTAGGCTTCAAAGGTCCTTCGATTTCTCCAGTAACTAACTTGAGGTGTCTCATTCGCCCTTGAACCCGCCTCCCACGCGGCCCAAATGCCCCTAGACTCTCCAAATCCGCCCGGACCCAGCCCTTCTACGACGAGGTCGTTCTCTCAGAAACCACGCGGGATCAGCGAGTCATAAAGCAATTGCAGGGGCAATAAAAGGAGGCTTGGTGGGTCCCCCAGCTCCTCTCTTGTTCACCCCACAGTCCCCAAGTGTCCCTCTTCCCTAGCCTGCAGAAACAATCAAAGGCTCAAAAGCCAGGAAATGTCCAATTCACTTCCCTAGAGCTTATTATTACCCACACCCATCGCAGGAAACTTGGCAGTGTTCAGTGAGGGAGCCTAGGAGCCGCGTTCCTCACTCCACGCAGCGGGAAGCCAGCCGTAAGCGCCCCGTGAGCATCCCCAGAGACCCGTTCAGTGGCCTCTATAGGCAGCTGAGCTGCGGCTTGGCGGTCAGGTTCCCGCCAGCGGGGCACTTACTGTGCCTCTCACCCCCTCAGACTCTCCGTGCCTTTGTTCAGGACCTGAAGGAGGTTGGGGTTCGGGGTGCAACCAAAAGGTCTGGAAACCAACGGCCTTAAAAAGCCCCCAAAGGGCATTTCAATGACTTGCCACATTGCTGCCTCCACACAAGCACCTCTGCTGCAAGGACATACGTTTTGAGGATTTGGCCCTGAGGATCAGCACCACCGTGGAAATATGGGGCTAAATCCACGGAAGGAGAACTGGCATAGCTGCCTCTATAGCCCcctgcttttaaaattaatacattattttcttcaacGCCCTGGAAGTTGTTGGTGTTTATTTAAGAAGAGTGACACAGTTATTGGGCCCTTAGAAACTTGGAATTTAAAGAGATTTTACTTGGCTCCCAAATAGCTTGAAAAAGAAACAGCGCACCTGGGGTCAGGCAGGTcatcacaataacaaaaaagcgcgtctaacaaaataacaaaaaagctctttttataaagaaaggCAATCCCGGAAATCCACTGCAAGCCTTCCTGATGACCATCTAGCTAGGCCTATTCTCAGCTTTAATTGGCAGGAGGTTTATTGGCGCCTTATTGGTGTTGATTGAAATTTTGCTCCCAGTCCTTTCTCTTAAGAATTAGCAGCTCAAGTCGATTTACCTGAGTCAATTATCTTTTTAGGGTCTGGATTTGGTCATAAATTTGCAAATATTCATTAAACTCACTTTGTAAATATCCGTTTTTCCAGTCACTACCCAAATCTCTGTTATTTCCTAagaaactcttttcttttttaaggcttccataaaaagaaattgaTCAGGGAGCTATATTTGAATTAAGACATATTAAATCGATGACAGATACATATCACGCTGTGTTTAACAAGAGCTGTACAAGGAGGCGGGTTCCAGATTCCGCACGGCTCTGCTGCAgcatcattcacatttttacagcCCTTCCTTCATGCCTCCACCCATTAAACCATTAAATTTCAGCAATTCAATAAAACAAAGCAGTTATAATTTTGACGAAAAGCTATTTTGAGGGGGGTGGAGGTACCCATTTTATTGCACAATAAAAATGCTCAACAGTCCATATTATAGGCGAggctgtatttattttctttttctttattcattccttttcttggttttgttttgtttttacttataaCCTGCAGGATGGAACTCAAAGCTGCCATTATTGCAAATATGGACATTCACTGCCAAGAAATTCACATAAAGGAAATTCACTTGAAATGTtttgagaggaaagaaagaaagtggtgATAATTCCCAATATGATGCTTTCTTTATAAACCATCCATAGAGATGGCACAGTTCTCAATCCACATTCCTGTGATTGGCTTCAGATGTTTTAAGATTTTGGAACAAAATCATGGAAGGACATGGTCTCTTAAAATACAGATGTGGATTTTGTCACTCCTGcctattaaaattttcattgtgcTTCACTCGTGCCTTTTTAATTTCCCTATATCTGAACTTCActgaagcttttttaaaaaaaaaaaaaaaagctcatttgAAATTTGATAGTATTATTGTCTTTGTTTGCTTGTCAGTTTTATAAGAGAAATGACATTCCCATGGCTTATGGGGAAGCTCTCACTTAGCATTGTTCACACCCATGTCAATGGGGCTATGGAATCaactcttttgaaaaatattccttACTTCTTCCCAGGACCATTTCCTGAGGATGGCTTTGTGTGGTCTACTTTTACTTGAACGGTAAACGAATTAAGCTAGGAACATGTTTTATTGTATCCCCAAAGGGGAGGgggaacacattttatttattatgacctctaacaaataattttatggaGGAAAGCAAATTTTTAATCCTGATattagttttagaacattttggactaacacattttttaaaatgtttccttttaaaaacctGAAGTGACAATTTGGTACACTATAACCTACTTTGGAATTTTCTGCCCCCCCTCCCAAGTGATATAGGGACTTCacgttgttttttaaaaactgatttggTAGCAAACTGCTGGGAAGGGATGGTGTTCACTAAGAACAGCAATGAGGTCCAGCTTTTATGGTTTTCAAATAAGACATCTCAGTTTACTTGAAAATGATAAGGTGAGActatattttattgtaaataaataactaagataaattttattgtatctatttgaatttgtggtcctttAAAAGAAATGAGGCACACACGTTAAGTGCGTTCTGgacaagaaagagaaattctGCTTAAAGGACATTGCTTAGCACTGCTTCGCTCAGGAGAGATGAGGTTTGGCCTGCCCTGTCACTGTATCTCCGAAAGGCAAAAGTTAGCATTGCTGCCGGATATCCACGCGGCCCCGCCCCTCCGGTAGATCTAATTGGAAGTGGCAGATCTAGAACCGATGAGTAGTGAGATTACACTTTGAGCCAACTCCTTTGAACCATGTTGAAAGGGACTCCATGAgctaaaaagcagaaataaaaccgttcctttgggaaaagatttattttgacttcaCCTGGCGTTTTGAGGAGCCAAATCACTCCAGTTGTTTTGCAATCAATAGACTTTAATAACCTTCCTTGGTCGGTCTCCTGTCTGCTCCCTACGTGAGAGCTGGGCAGATTGGGTGTCCAAACGTTTCTGGCATCACCACTACAGGTATGAAGACGGGATGTTCACCCTCCTGCAGAGGGCAGCTCAGGCATCTTCCAAAGTAGGAGTAGAAAGTGGATACTGGAAGGGTAAACTGCGAGCAGTGAGGCGTAGGTTTTTGAAGTTAGGGATTCCCGCCCCTCCCTTTGCCCCTTGGGGGTCCCCAGTCCCTTACCACCCGGTGTACTCTGACTGCGTGCACACGCTCTCCATAGGCGTGTCAACAGAGCGCAGAGCGCTGCGCGCGCAGGCCAAGCACAAACTTTCTGCAAGTGCAACTTGGGCATCCCTGGGGAGGCGGGGACCGAGggctccaggggaggagggggcgCGAAGTGAAAGCGCAGGCGGTCGCGAGCACAGGGGCGGTTCCCCGCTGGGCCTAGGGTCTGAACGCGAGCCAATCGGGCAGCCGAGTCTGCTGCCAATCACGCGGCTCCCTCCAATCCCACCCGTGCCATTTCCAAAAATCTCAGTCCCACTGTGCAGCTCAAATGTGGTGCTCACTCTGCCAATCGCTGGAGGACAGAGTGGGAACAGGAATAAGCAGAGTTAGGAGGCCAGGACAAAAGAAGTTAAAGAGCGCCtaatatatacatgtttttgAAGGCGGGCAGAGGGAAAAAGGTCCCCCCAGTGAGGGTCTATGAGCCTGATTGTGTAGTTCTGATGGAGCCCCCTTTGAGCAAGAGGAACCCGCCAGAGCTGAGATTAGCGGATTTGGCAACGGCTCAGGCCCAGCCGCATCAGAATATGACAGGCTTCCCGGCGCTGGCCAGCCCGCCCGCCCACTCCCAACTCCGCGCTGCTACCGCGCACCTCCACCCGCGGGACCTGGGTACTGACCCCGGCGTGGCCGTCACTGCGCTTGGACCCGAGCACATGGCTCAGGCGAGCGCTCAGAGCCTCAGCCCTCCTTCCCAGGTGCTCCCGGCGCAGTCCGAGGCTCCAGCGGCTGCTGCCCGCCCTGTGGCCGTAGTCGCGCACCCAGGCTCCGGCACCTACCCCGGCGGCGGGGGCAGCAGTGGCGCGCAGTCCTCCgcgcccccgcccccagcccctcctcttcctccctccccttcaccccctcctccttcccctcccccgccTCCTCCTTCTGCCCTCTCGGGCTACACCACCACCAACagtggcggcggcggcagcagcggcaAAGGCCACAGCAGGGACTTCGTCCTCCGGAGGGACCTTTCCGCCACGGCCCCCGCGGCGGCCATGCACGGGGCCCCGCTCGGAGGGGAGCAGAGGTCCGGCACCAGCTCCCCCCAGCACCCGGCCCCGCCTCCCCACTCGGCCAGCATGTTCATCTCTGCCAGCGGCACCTACGCGGGCCCGGACAGCGGCGGTGGCCCGGCGCTCTTCCCCGCGCTGCACGACACTCCAGGGGCTCCCGGCGGTCACCCACACCCGCTCAACGGCCAAATGCGTCTGGGgctggcggcggcggcagcagccgCGGCGGCTGAGCTGTATGGCCGAGCAGAGCCGCCCTTCGCTCCTCGCTCTGGGGACGCGCACTACGGGGCGGTGGCTGCCGCTGCGGCCGCCGCCCTGCACGGCTATGGAGCCGTGAACTTAAa contains:
- the Zic5 gene encoding zinc finger protein ZIC 5 codes for the protein MFLKAGRGKKVPPVRVYEPDCVVLMEPPLSKRNPPELRLADLATAQAQPHQNMTGFPALASPPAHSQLRAATAHLHPRDLGTDPGVAVTALGPEHMAQASAQSLSPPSQVLPAQSEAPAAAARPVAVVAHPGSGTYPGGGGSSGAQSSAPPPPAPPLPPSPSPPPPSPPPPPPSALSGYTTTNSGGGGSSGKGHSRDFVLRRDLSATAPAAAMHGAPLGGEQRSGTSSPQHPAPPPHSASMFISASGTYAGPDSGGGPALFPALHDTPGAPGGHPHPLNGQMRLGLAAAAAAAAAELYGRAEPPFAPRSGDAHYGAVAAAAAAALHGYGAVNLNLNLAAAAAAAAAGPGPHLQHHAPPPAPPPPPAPAQHPHQHHPHLPGAAGAFLRYMRQPIKQELICKWIDPDELAGPPPPPPPAGGAKPCSKTFGTMHELVNHVTVEHVGGPEQSSHVCFWEDCPREGKPFKAKYKLINHIRVHTGEKPFPCPFPGCGKVFARSENLKIHKRTHTGEKPFKCEFDGCDRKFANSSDRKKHSHVHTSDKPYYCKIRGCDKSYTHPSSLRKHMKIHCKSPPPSPGALGYSSVGTPVGAPLSPVLDPARSRSSTLSPQVTNLNEWYVCQASGAPSHLHTPSSNGTTSESEDEEMYGNPEVVRTIH